A single region of the Arthrobacter sp. V1I7 genome encodes:
- a CDS encoding MaoC/PaaZ C-terminal domain-containing protein, with protein MTGSQPVILGEMPSLSKLYLNAAATAARRRVLGTHTGSALPDGSHEVRGVRAGVENLTAYQHLIGETASDILPAGFIHALAFPLAMSVMNRDDFPLPLLGMIHLGNQVLQSAPVRFTEAVDIRAQAENLRGHRSGTQLDLVAEVRGAGDGALRWRGVSTYLAKGVFLPGLDKPSAPPVPVDFQPPDPTALWQLGVDTGRAYAAVSGDFNPIHLSVLSAKALGMRRSIAHGMYLASRALADVGAAKGEAFRWDVAFGAPVFLPARVALDISTVQDGDGGWQRSDYVAWNPRSGRKHFSGSVAAL; from the coding sequence ATGACCGGTTCGCAGCCCGTCATCCTGGGTGAGATGCCGTCTCTGTCGAAGCTGTATCTGAACGCGGCAGCCACCGCGGCCCGGCGTCGGGTGCTCGGCACGCACACGGGCTCCGCACTTCCCGATGGAAGCCATGAGGTCCGCGGCGTGCGGGCCGGGGTTGAGAACCTCACGGCCTACCAGCATCTGATCGGCGAGACCGCCAGCGACATCCTGCCGGCCGGCTTCATCCACGCGCTGGCATTCCCGCTGGCCATGAGCGTGATGAACCGGGACGACTTCCCGCTGCCCCTGCTCGGCATGATCCACCTGGGCAACCAGGTGCTGCAGTCCGCGCCCGTGCGCTTCACCGAAGCCGTGGACATCCGGGCGCAGGCGGAAAACCTGCGCGGCCACCGCTCCGGTACCCAGCTGGACCTCGTGGCCGAGGTGCGTGGCGCCGGCGATGGCGCCCTCCGCTGGCGTGGCGTGTCCACCTACCTTGCCAAAGGCGTGTTCCTGCCGGGACTCGACAAGCCGTCGGCGCCGCCGGTGCCGGTGGACTTCCAGCCCCCGGACCCGACGGCACTCTGGCAGCTGGGAGTGGACACGGGACGCGCCTACGCCGCGGTGTCCGGCGACTTCAACCCGATCCACTTGAGCGTTCTTTCGGCCAAAGCGCTGGGGATGCGTCGGTCCATCGCGCACGGGATGTACCTCGCATCGAGGGCGCTGGCCGATGTGGGCGCAGCCAAGGGGGAGGCCTTCCGCTGGGACGTGGCCTTCGGGGCTCCCGTCTTCCTGCCCGCCCGGGTGGCCCTGGACATCAGTACTGTCCAGGACGGCGACGGCGGCTGGCAGCGCTCGGACTACGTCGCCTGGAACCCGCGGTCGGGCCGCAAGCACTTCAGCGGCTCCGTGGCTGCGTTGTAG
- a CDS encoding 3-oxoacyl-ACP reductase yields the protein MTDKYTQLVSRGLGKDIARKLGLPQPVPLRRHRPGQPLVAGPVLVQGTGSGADELASTLLSWNLDVRRHAVPKEKLGAVILVLDELARPEDLEKPVLTAAASLRDLAPNARVITVSRAAVEAAGPAVAAARQGVDGLLRSLAKELRAGATGNGILLAHGARTTSPSTLGALRFFLSGRSAFVDGQFLTVTSDAGQLPDDVEKPLAGKVAVVTGAARGIGAAIARTLHRDGATVVVVDIPDAGDHLASVANEVHGTALQLDISREDAGQRIIDHAVQRHGRLDIVVHNAGITRDKLLVNMDPDRWNSVIAVNVAAQLRINEALLASGHFRGSPRIVSVASTTGIAGNRGQTNYAASKAGVMGMVRATAPLLAAHGGSINAVAPGFIETEMTARIPFATREVARRLNSLQQGGQPGDVAEAIAFLASDAAGGISGEVLRVCGQNLVGA from the coding sequence ATGACCGACAAATACACCCAGCTGGTGAGCCGGGGACTCGGCAAGGACATCGCAAGGAAACTGGGGCTGCCGCAGCCCGTGCCGCTGCGGCGCCACCGGCCGGGCCAGCCGCTCGTTGCCGGGCCGGTGCTGGTCCAGGGGACCGGCAGCGGCGCGGACGAGCTGGCCTCCACGCTCCTCTCGTGGAACCTGGATGTCCGACGGCATGCGGTGCCGAAGGAAAAGCTCGGCGCCGTCATCCTGGTCCTGGACGAGCTGGCCCGCCCCGAGGACCTGGAGAAACCGGTGCTCACGGCCGCCGCCTCGCTGCGGGACCTGGCACCGAACGCCCGGGTCATCACCGTCTCCCGCGCCGCAGTGGAGGCCGCCGGGCCGGCCGTCGCCGCGGCCCGGCAGGGCGTCGACGGCCTGCTCCGTTCGCTGGCCAAGGAACTGCGCGCCGGCGCCACCGGCAACGGCATCCTGCTCGCGCACGGTGCCCGCACCACGAGTCCGAGCACCCTCGGGGCCCTGCGGTTCTTCCTCTCCGGCCGGTCGGCGTTCGTTGACGGGCAGTTCCTGACCGTCACCTCAGATGCCGGACAGCTGCCGGACGACGTCGAGAAGCCGCTGGCAGGCAAGGTCGCCGTCGTGACCGGAGCCGCCCGCGGAATCGGGGCCGCAATTGCGCGCACGCTGCACCGCGACGGAGCCACCGTCGTCGTCGTCGACATCCCCGACGCCGGGGACCACCTCGCCTCGGTGGCGAACGAAGTGCACGGCACCGCCCTGCAGCTGGACATCAGCCGCGAGGATGCCGGGCAGCGGATCATTGACCACGCCGTGCAACGCCATGGCCGGCTGGACATCGTGGTCCACAATGCCGGGATCACGCGGGACAAGCTGTTGGTGAACATGGACCCGGACCGCTGGAACTCCGTCATCGCCGTCAACGTCGCCGCGCAGCTGCGCATCAACGAAGCGCTTCTGGCATCCGGGCATTTCCGGGGCTCGCCGCGGATCGTGTCCGTGGCCTCCACCACCGGGATCGCGGGAAACCGGGGCCAGACCAACTACGCCGCCTCCAAAGCCGGCGTGATGGGCATGGTCCGCGCCACCGCCCCGCTGCTCGCCGCGCACGGCGGGTCCATCAATGCGGTGGCCCCGGGGTTCATTGAGACCGAGATGACCGCCCGGATCCCGTTCGCCACCCGCGAGGTGGCCCGCCGGCTGAACTCCCTGCAACAGGGTGGCCAGCCGGGTGACGTTGCCGAGGCGATCGCGTTCCTGGCGAGCGACGCGGCCGGCGGGATCTCCGGCGAGGTGCTGCGGGTCTGCGGGCAGAACCTGGTCGGAGCATGA
- a CDS encoding acetyl-CoA C-acetyltransferase: protein MSVHGQSAPGLTDSTPSAARAATPQLRKAVVVGGNRIPFARTGGAYTKSSNQDMLTAALDGLIARFGLQDERIGEVAAGAVLKHSRDFNLTREAVLGSPLSAETPAYDLQQACATGLETVLGLANKIKLGQIDSAIAGGVDSASDAPIAVSEGLREALLDLNRARTLPQRLQILSRLRPKDLAPDAPNTGEPRTGLSMGEHQALTTAQWKITREAQDELAYNSHRNLAAAYDAGFFDDLLTPYRGLSRDSNLRADTSLEKLATLKPVFGKYLGAAATMTAGNSTPLTDGASTVLLASEEWADAHDLPKLAAVVDGEAAAVDFVHGKDGLLMAPAFAVPRLLARNGLTLDDIDFFEIHEAFAGTVLSTLAAWEDEEFGRTRLGLAGAFGSIDRSRLNVNGSSLAAGHPFAATGGRIAASLAKMLHARGQVDGRPARGLISICAAGGQGVVAILEAL from the coding sequence ATGTCCGTCCACGGACAGTCCGCACCCGGACTCACGGATTCGACCCCTTCCGCCGCTCGGGCAGCAACGCCGCAACTCCGCAAGGCAGTGGTGGTGGGCGGCAACCGGATTCCCTTCGCCCGGACCGGCGGCGCCTACACCAAGTCCTCAAACCAGGACATGCTCACCGCGGCCCTGGACGGCCTGATCGCCCGGTTCGGCCTGCAGGACGAACGGATCGGCGAAGTGGCTGCCGGTGCGGTCCTCAAGCACTCCCGCGACTTCAACCTGACCCGCGAAGCCGTGCTGGGCTCCCCGCTGTCCGCCGAGACCCCGGCCTATGACCTGCAGCAGGCCTGCGCCACGGGGCTGGAGACGGTCCTCGGCCTTGCCAACAAGATCAAGCTTGGCCAGATCGACTCGGCCATTGCCGGCGGCGTCGACTCCGCCTCGGACGCCCCCATCGCCGTCAGCGAGGGACTCCGCGAGGCCCTTCTGGACCTGAACCGTGCCAGGACACTGCCCCAGCGGCTCCAGATCCTCAGCCGTCTCAGGCCCAAGGACCTCGCCCCCGATGCCCCGAACACCGGTGAGCCGCGCACCGGCCTGTCGATGGGCGAACACCAGGCACTGACCACCGCCCAGTGGAAAATCACCCGTGAAGCGCAGGACGAGCTGGCCTACAACAGCCACCGCAACCTCGCGGCCGCCTACGACGCCGGGTTCTTCGACGACCTGCTCACCCCCTACCGCGGGCTCAGCAGGGACTCCAACCTGCGCGCGGACACCAGCCTTGAGAAGCTGGCCACGCTCAAGCCGGTCTTCGGCAAGTACCTGGGTGCGGCGGCGACCATGACCGCCGGAAACTCCACTCCGCTCACCGACGGCGCCTCCACCGTCCTGCTCGCTTCCGAGGAGTGGGCCGACGCCCACGATCTGCCGAAGCTGGCCGCTGTCGTTGACGGCGAAGCCGCAGCCGTGGACTTTGTGCACGGCAAGGACGGACTCCTGATGGCCCCCGCCTTCGCGGTGCCCCGGCTGCTCGCCCGGAACGGCCTCACCCTCGACGACATCGACTTCTTCGAGATCCACGAGGCGTTCGCCGGTACCGTGCTCAGCACGCTGGCGGCCTGGGAGGATGAGGAATTCGGCCGCACCAGGCTCGGCCTGGCCGGCGCCTTCGGCAGCATCGACCGGTCCAGGCTCAACGTCAACGGCTCCTCGCTCGCCGCCGGCCACCCCTTCGCGGCCACCGGCGGACGGATCGCGGCCTCCCTGGCTAAGATGCTGCACGCCAGAGGCCAGGTGGACGGGCGCCCCGCCCGCGGACTGATCTCGATCTGCGCCGCCGGCGGCCAGGGTGTCGTCGCGATTCTTGAAGCACTCTAG
- a CDS encoding TetR/AcrR family transcriptional regulator, producing MNNPADPPESGAARGAPASVDGRASRWQRHREDRRRDLIKSARRAVHALGSDASMEEIAAAAGTSKSVFYRYFGDKAGLQQAVGEVVLSQMQRRIQEAAQGAQTPRQGLYAMVSAYLQMAETSPNVYTFVTRYAPGDAEAANGSIATAGALSHFFAAISDMIARPMRSHLAPSAGREAVIGYWPSAAIGLVRNAGEQWLASPASPGKPDQEAMARQITDWLCLGIAPELRNLEPQTSEPTLSEPTKEST from the coding sequence GTGAACAATCCCGCTGATCCTCCGGAATCCGGTGCTGCCCGGGGCGCGCCGGCGTCCGTGGACGGCCGCGCATCGCGCTGGCAGCGGCACCGCGAGGACCGGCGCCGGGATCTGATCAAGTCCGCCCGTAGGGCCGTCCACGCCCTGGGCAGCGATGCCTCCATGGAGGAGATTGCTGCCGCGGCAGGAACCTCCAAATCGGTGTTCTACCGTTACTTCGGGGATAAGGCCGGGCTTCAGCAGGCCGTGGGAGAAGTGGTGCTCAGCCAGATGCAACGGCGCATCCAGGAAGCCGCGCAGGGTGCGCAGACACCCCGCCAGGGGCTGTATGCGATGGTCTCCGCCTACCTGCAGATGGCCGAGACGAGCCCCAACGTCTACACCTTCGTCACCCGCTATGCGCCCGGCGATGCGGAGGCTGCCAACGGCTCGATCGCCACGGCCGGAGCCCTCAGCCACTTCTTCGCTGCCATCAGCGACATGATCGCCCGGCCCATGCGCAGCCACCTGGCCCCCTCCGCCGGACGGGAAGCCGTGATCGGCTACTGGCCCAGCGCCGCGATCGGCCTCGTCCGGAACGCCGGCGAACAATGGCTTGCCAGTCCGGCATCGCCCGGCAAGCCGGATCAGGAAGCGATGGCACGGCAGATTACGGACTGGCTCTGCCTCGGCATCGCCCCCGAGCTCCGGAACCTCGAGCCCCAGACTTCAGAACCGACCTTGTCAGAACCAACGAAGGAATCGACATGA
- a CDS encoding acyl-CoA dehydrogenase has protein sequence MTELADRTAGPTDSTPSTTATSVHPAAGSPAVDVAALGELLLGRWADARRASRALAGMPELHKTEGLTHTEHRKRAFGQLKILVDNGAVHRAFPQSVGGMDEHGGNVAGFQELVIADPSLQIKAGVQWGLFGSAVNHLGTEEHHKKWLPGIMSLDIPGCFAMTETGHGSDVASIATTAAYDPATEEFVVHTPFRAAWKDYIGNAAIDGLGAVVFAQLITRGVNHGVHAFYMDLRDPGTQEFLPGIGGEDDGVKGGLNGIDNGRLHFTHVRIPRTNLLNRYGNVEADGSYSSPIASPGRRFFTMLGTLVQGRVSLDGAAVTASKLALKTAVQYATERRQFNASSTTDEEVLLDYQRHQRRLFTRLATTYAAGFASEQLLQKFDDVFSGRNDTDEDRQDLETLAAALKPLSTWHALDTLQECREACGGAGFLIENRFASLRADLDVYATFEGDNTVLLQLVAKRLLADYAKEFRNVNFGVLARYVVGQATGVALHRTGLRGVAQFVADSGSVQKAALAIKDEASQRTLLTDRVQTMVAEVAAALKGANKLPQQQGAALFNQHQNELIEAAQAHAELLQWEAFTEALGKVTDPGTRAVLTWLRDLFGLSLIEKSLSWYLMNGRLSMQRGRTVGEYINRLLVKIRPHALDLVDAFGFGPEHLRAEISTGAERVRQDEARGYFRAQRASGQAPVDEKILLARKAAAAKRR, from the coding sequence ATGACCGAACTAGCGGACCGCACCGCGGGTCCCACCGACAGCACGCCGTCGACGACGGCGACGTCCGTCCACCCGGCGGCCGGCTCACCCGCCGTCGACGTTGCCGCGCTCGGCGAACTTCTCCTCGGAAGGTGGGCCGACGCCCGGCGGGCATCCCGGGCCCTCGCCGGCATGCCGGAGCTGCACAAGACCGAGGGTCTGACCCACACCGAGCACCGGAAGCGCGCCTTCGGGCAGCTGAAGATCCTGGTCGACAACGGCGCCGTCCACCGCGCCTTTCCGCAGTCCGTAGGTGGCATGGACGAACACGGCGGCAACGTGGCCGGCTTCCAGGAGCTGGTCATCGCCGACCCCTCGCTGCAGATCAAAGCCGGCGTGCAGTGGGGCCTGTTCGGCTCCGCCGTGAACCACCTTGGCACCGAGGAGCACCACAAAAAGTGGCTGCCCGGCATCATGAGCCTGGACATCCCCGGCTGTTTCGCCATGACGGAAACCGGGCACGGCTCCGATGTGGCCAGCATCGCCACCACCGCCGCCTACGACCCCGCGACCGAGGAATTCGTGGTCCACACGCCGTTCCGTGCGGCGTGGAAGGACTACATCGGCAACGCCGCCATCGACGGGCTCGGTGCCGTCGTCTTCGCCCAGCTCATCACGCGGGGCGTCAACCACGGCGTGCACGCCTTCTACATGGACCTCCGCGACCCCGGAACGCAGGAATTCCTGCCGGGCATCGGCGGTGAGGATGACGGCGTCAAGGGTGGCCTCAACGGCATCGACAACGGCCGGCTGCACTTCACCCACGTCCGGATCCCGCGCACGAACCTGCTGAACCGCTACGGAAACGTGGAGGCCGACGGCAGCTACAGCTCCCCCATCGCCAGCCCGGGCCGGCGGTTCTTCACGATGCTCGGGACCCTGGTGCAGGGCCGCGTCTCGCTCGACGGCGCCGCGGTGACGGCATCGAAGCTGGCCTTGAAGACCGCCGTCCAGTACGCCACCGAACGCCGCCAGTTCAACGCCTCCTCCACGACTGATGAGGAGGTTCTGCTGGACTACCAGCGGCACCAGCGCCGACTTTTCACCCGGCTCGCCACCACCTACGCCGCGGGCTTCGCCAGTGAGCAGCTGCTGCAGAAATTCGACGACGTCTTCTCCGGCCGGAATGACACCGACGAGGACCGCCAGGACCTCGAGACCCTGGCCGCGGCCCTTAAGCCGCTCAGCACCTGGCATGCCCTGGACACCCTGCAGGAGTGCCGCGAGGCCTGCGGCGGTGCCGGTTTCCTGATCGAGAACCGCTTCGCCTCGCTGCGCGCCGACCTCGACGTCTACGCCACCTTCGAGGGCGACAACACGGTCCTGCTGCAGCTTGTCGCCAAGCGCCTGCTGGCCGACTACGCCAAGGAATTCCGCAACGTGAATTTCGGCGTGCTGGCCCGATACGTCGTCGGCCAGGCCACCGGTGTGGCGCTGCACCGTACCGGCCTGCGCGGCGTTGCCCAGTTCGTGGCCGACTCCGGCTCGGTGCAGAAGGCGGCTCTCGCGATCAAGGACGAAGCCAGCCAGCGGACCCTTCTGACCGACCGGGTCCAGACCATGGTGGCCGAGGTGGCCGCCGCCCTGAAGGGGGCGAACAAGCTCCCGCAGCAGCAGGGAGCGGCGCTGTTCAACCAGCACCAGAACGAACTCATCGAAGCCGCCCAGGCGCACGCCGAGCTGCTCCAGTGGGAGGCCTTCACCGAAGCCCTCGGCAAGGTCACGGACCCCGGCACCAGGGCGGTCCTGACCTGGCTCCGCGACCTCTTCGGCCTGTCCCTGATTGAAAAGAGCCTGTCCTGGTATCTGATGAACGGCCGGCTCTCGATGCAGCGCGGCCGCACCGTGGGCGAATACATCAACCGGCTCCTGGTCAAGATCCGCCCGCACGCCCTGGATCTGGTGGATGCCTTCGGCTTCGGCCCGGAGCACCTCCGCGCCGAGATCTCCACCGGCGCCGAAAGGGTCCGCCAGGACGAGGCGCGGGGCTACTTCCGCGCGCAGCGCGCGAGCGGCCAGGCGCCCGTGGACGAGAAGATCCTGTTGGCCCGTAAGGCCGCTGCCGCGAAGCGGCGCTGA
- the glgA gene encoding glycogen synthase, with product MRIDIVTKEFPPEIYGGAGVHVAELSRVLAQRVDLQVRAFGAPRESEYHGATVTSYAVPEDLGGANAAVQTLGVDLRIVPDIAGADLVHSHTWYANMAGHIAALLHGIPHVLSAHSLEPLRPWKAEQLGGGYAVSSWVEKTAYESAAAIIAVSEGMRQDILRSYPEVDPAKVRVVHNGIDVSLWNRDEGVDVIRALGIDPERPSVVFVGRNTRQKGVPYLLRAAAKLPADVQVVLCLGAADTPELAAETARLIEELQSQRDGVIVVERMLPRNELVQVLSHATAFACPSIYEPLGIVNLEAMACGAAVVASATGGIPEVVEHGVTGLLVPIEQVTDGTGTPLDPEKFVTEFAAALTEVVTDPGRARAMGEAGRRRAEAHFSWESITETTLEVYRSVLPNGS from the coding sequence GTGCGAATAGACATTGTGACTAAAGAATTCCCGCCCGAAATCTATGGCGGTGCCGGAGTCCATGTGGCCGAGCTCAGCAGGGTGCTGGCCCAGCGTGTGGATTTACAGGTTCGTGCCTTCGGCGCGCCCCGGGAATCTGAGTACCACGGAGCGACGGTCACGTCGTACGCGGTGCCCGAGGACCTGGGCGGAGCGAACGCTGCCGTGCAGACGCTGGGGGTGGATTTGCGGATCGTTCCGGACATTGCGGGAGCGGATCTTGTGCATTCGCACACCTGGTATGCCAACATGGCCGGGCACATCGCCGCGCTGCTGCACGGGATTCCCCATGTGCTGAGCGCCCACAGCCTGGAGCCGCTCCGCCCGTGGAAGGCCGAGCAGCTCGGCGGCGGCTACGCCGTATCCTCGTGGGTGGAAAAGACCGCCTACGAGTCGGCCGCGGCCATCATCGCCGTCTCCGAGGGGATGCGCCAGGATATCCTGCGCAGCTACCCGGAGGTTGACCCGGCAAAGGTGCGGGTCGTGCACAACGGGATCGACGTCAGTCTGTGGAACCGGGACGAGGGTGTCGACGTCATCCGTGCCCTCGGCATCGATCCCGAGCGGCCGAGCGTGGTCTTTGTGGGCCGCAACACCCGGCAGAAGGGTGTGCCGTACCTGTTGCGGGCTGCCGCGAAGCTGCCGGCCGATGTCCAGGTGGTTCTGTGCCTGGGCGCGGCGGACACCCCCGAGCTGGCGGCCGAAACGGCACGGCTGATTGAAGAGCTGCAGAGCCAGCGCGACGGAGTCATCGTGGTGGAGCGGATGCTCCCGCGCAACGAGCTGGTCCAGGTGCTCAGCCACGCGACGGCGTTTGCGTGCCCGTCGATCTACGAGCCGCTCGGCATCGTGAACCTCGAGGCGATGGCCTGCGGGGCGGCCGTCGTGGCCAGCGCCACCGGTGGCATCCCGGAAGTGGTGGAGCATGGCGTAACCGGGTTGCTGGTACCGATCGAGCAGGTCACCGACGGCACCGGCACACCGTTGGATCCGGAAAAGTTCGTCACCGAGTTCGCCGCGGCCCTGACCGAAGTGGTCACCGATCCCGGGCGTGCCCGGGCCATGGGGGAGGCCGGCCGACGCCGGGCCGAGGCGCACTTCTCCTGGGAGTCCATCACCGAAACCACCCTCGAGGTGTACCGTTCGGTGCTTCCGAACGGCTCCTGA
- the glgC gene encoding glucose-1-phosphate adenylyltransferase yields MPQQKKVLAIVLAGGEGNRLMPLTADRAKPGVPFAGSYRLIDFALSNLVNSRYLQIVVLTQYKSHSLDRHISETWRMSTQLGNYVASVPAQQRVGKSWFLGSANAIYQSLNLIHDANPDIVVVVGADHVYRMDFAQMVEQHVASGARASVAAVRQPLHMADQFGVIEVDQDDPRKIAAFVEKPSSTPGLAADPTQFLASMGNYVFDTDALIEALHVDAERLDTKHDMGGDIIPYFVNKGEAGVYDFTLNDIPGSTERDRTYWRDVGTIDSFYDAHMDLISPVPVFNLYNSEWPIYTRQTISPPAKFVRGMGSTVGTALDSIVASGVVISGGIVEGSVLSNDVYVGTSSRVIDSVLMDKVSIGEGAVVRRAIIDKNVRVPAGAAIGLDPELDRARGFKVTDSGITVLSKGQDVPEPGDAERALSAANLHLVPDAVKAATANYPEWQESSEKAGRARAAAVGVEAPAQQSTQAY; encoded by the coding sequence ATGCCGCAGCAAAAAAAGGTCTTGGCAATTGTCCTCGCAGGTGGCGAGGGAAACCGGCTCATGCCGCTCACGGCGGACCGGGCCAAACCCGGCGTCCCGTTTGCCGGAAGCTACCGGCTCATTGATTTTGCGTTATCCAACCTGGTCAATTCCCGCTACCTGCAGATCGTCGTCCTGACGCAATATAAATCCCACAGCCTGGACCGCCACATCTCCGAGACATGGCGGATGTCCACCCAGCTCGGCAACTACGTCGCCTCGGTCCCGGCGCAGCAGCGGGTCGGCAAGAGCTGGTTCCTCGGCAGCGCCAACGCCATTTACCAGTCCCTGAACCTGATCCATGACGCCAACCCGGACATCGTCGTCGTCGTCGGCGCCGACCACGTCTACCGGATGGACTTCGCGCAGATGGTCGAGCAGCACGTCGCCAGCGGCGCCCGGGCCAGCGTCGCCGCCGTCCGGCAGCCGCTGCACATGGCCGACCAGTTCGGCGTCATCGAAGTGGACCAGGACGATCCACGGAAGATCGCCGCGTTCGTCGAGAAGCCGTCCTCCACGCCCGGACTCGCTGCCGACCCGACCCAGTTCCTGGCCTCCATGGGCAACTACGTCTTCGACACCGACGCCCTCATTGAGGCCCTGCACGTGGATGCCGAGCGGCTCGACACCAAGCACGACATGGGCGGCGACATCATCCCCTACTTCGTCAACAAGGGTGAAGCCGGGGTCTACGACTTCACCCTCAACGACATCCCCGGCTCCACCGAACGCGACCGCACCTACTGGCGCGATGTCGGCACCATCGACTCGTTCTACGACGCGCACATGGACCTCATCTCCCCGGTGCCCGTGTTCAACCTGTACAACTCGGAATGGCCGATCTACACGCGGCAGACCATTTCCCCGCCGGCCAAATTCGTCCGCGGCATGGGCAGCACCGTCGGCACGGCGCTGGACTCGATCGTCGCCAGCGGGGTCGTGATCTCCGGCGGCATCGTGGAGGGTTCCGTGCTATCCAACGACGTCTACGTCGGCACCTCCAGCCGGGTGATCGACTCCGTCCTGATGGACAAGGTCAGCATCGGTGAAGGCGCCGTCGTCAGGCGGGCCATCATCGACAAGAACGTCAGAGTGCCGGCCGGGGCGGCCATCGGCCTGGACCCCGAACTGGACCGCGCCCGCGGCTTCAAGGTCACTGACTCCGGCATCACGGTCCTGTCCAAGGGCCAGGACGTTCCCGAACCCGGCGACGCGGAGCGCGCCCTCTCGGCCGCCAACCTGCACCTTGTTCCCGACGCGGTAAAGGCGGCCACCGCGAATTATCCGGAGTGGCAGGAATCCAGCGAGAAGGCCGGACGCGCCCGCGCGGCCGCCGTGGGCGTGGAAGCTCCCGCCCAGCAATCGACCCAGGCCTACTGA
- a CDS encoding SDR family NAD(P)-dependent oxidoreductase, which yields MSSPDLPFDLIPADAAPVAVVIAELTAAEIQACLKVLNSIHVYDEEHPDYVSVRRATGKMFKAVKRHRRVTKRDLIAEADRAVLSQTATAAPDRIDDETRGNKLAPSATGEIAGHLIRSRPCYICKQHFTQVDAFYHQLCPECAAFSHSKRDARTDLSGRRALLTGGRAKIGMYIALRLLRDGAHTTITTRFPKDAARRFAAMEDSGDWLHRLRIVGIDLRDPSQVMALTDSLDAAGPLDIIINNAAQTVRRSGNAYKPLVDAEDEPLPAALHAANGGPELVTFGHAHDKHPLALASTVLEHPVLAGDAVTSLALSTGSASLERISAGTAIDAGGLVPDLASINSWTQVVDEVDPLEMLEVQLCNVTAPFLLVSRLRGAMKRSTAKRKYIVNVSAMEGQFSRAYKGPGHPHTNMAKAALNMMTRTSAQEMLDADGILMTAVDTGWITDERPHYTKVRLMEEGFHAPLDLVDGAARVYDPIVMGEAGEDQYGVFLKDYKPSPW from the coding sequence ATGAGCTCCCCCGATCTGCCTTTCGACCTGATCCCTGCCGATGCGGCGCCCGTCGCTGTCGTCATTGCCGAGCTGACGGCAGCGGAAATCCAGGCCTGCCTGAAGGTCCTGAACAGCATCCACGTCTACGACGAGGAACACCCCGACTACGTTTCGGTCCGCCGCGCCACCGGCAAGATGTTCAAGGCCGTCAAGCGGCACCGCCGGGTCACCAAGCGGGACTTGATTGCCGAGGCAGACCGCGCCGTTCTGTCCCAGACCGCGACGGCGGCCCCCGACCGGATCGACGACGAGACCCGGGGCAACAAACTCGCACCGTCCGCTACGGGAGAGATCGCCGGCCACCTGATCAGATCCCGCCCGTGCTACATCTGCAAGCAGCACTTCACCCAGGTGGACGCCTTTTATCATCAGCTCTGCCCCGAGTGCGCCGCCTTCAGCCACAGCAAGCGGGACGCCCGCACGGACCTGAGCGGCCGCCGCGCGCTGCTGACCGGCGGCCGGGCAAAGATCGGCATGTACATCGCCCTCCGGCTGCTCCGCGACGGCGCCCACACCACCATCACCACCCGCTTTCCCAAGGACGCCGCGCGCCGCTTTGCTGCCATGGAGGACAGCGGCGACTGGCTGCACCGGCTCCGGATCGTCGGGATTGACCTCCGCGATCCCTCCCAGGTGATGGCCCTCACCGATTCCCTCGACGCCGCCGGGCCGCTGGACATCATCATCAATAACGCGGCCCAGACCGTCCGCCGCTCCGGCAATGCCTACAAGCCCCTGGTGGACGCGGAGGACGAGCCGCTGCCCGCAGCACTGCACGCCGCCAACGGCGGACCCGAGCTGGTCACCTTCGGTCACGCCCACGACAAGCACCCGCTCGCCCTGGCAAGCACCGTCCTGGAGCACCCCGTCCTCGCCGGTGACGCCGTCACCTCGCTGGCGCTGTCCACCGGGTCCGCGTCGCTGGAGCGCATCTCAGCGGGCACCGCGATCGACGCCGGCGGGTTGGTTCCGGATCTGGCCTCGATCAACAGCTGGACCCAGGTGGTGGACGAAGTGGATCCGCTCGAGATGCTCGAGGTGCAGCTGTGCAATGTGACCGCTCCGTTCCTGCTGGTCAGCCGGCTGCGCGGGGCCATGAAGCGTTCCACCGCGAAGCGGAAATACATCGTGAACGTCAGTGCCATGGAGGGCCAGTTCTCCCGTGCCTACAAGGGCCCCGGCCACCCGCACACCAACATGGCCAAGGCCGCGCTGAACATGATGACGCGGACCAGCGCCCAGGAGATGCTCGATGCGGACGGCATCCTGATGACCGCGGTCGACACCGGCTGGATCACGGACGAACGCCCGCACTACACCAAGGTCCGCCTGATGGAGGAGGGCTTCCACGCCCCTCTGGACCTTGTCGACGGCGCTGCCCGGGTCTATGACCCCATCGTGATGGGCGAGGCGGGCGAGGACCAGTACGGGGTCTTCCTGAAGGACTACAAGCCCAGCCCCTGGTAA